The Dehalococcoidia bacterium genomic interval CACTTTCCGATCACACCCTCGGTTACGGACTCTCCGACCTGTGGCAGTTCGATAATCATTTGTAAGAAACTCTCGCCTAGAATGCCGCGAGTCGACGGATCGCATCCGCGATCTTTTCGGTATTGAGCATGAATTCGGCCTCGAGAGTGGGAGCGAATGGCATGGCTGGAACCTCGGGCCCGGCCAGGCGGGTAACGGGACCGTCAAGGTACTCAAAAGCATCTTCCGAGATTATGCCAGCCACCTCCGCGCCTATTCCGCCTGCCTTCGTATCCTCGTGAACTATAAGCGCCTTCCCGGTCTTCATGACCGACTCAAGTACCGTCTGACTATCGATAGGCCTCACGGTTCGGAGGTCAACGACCTCCACGCTTGTGCCTTCTGAGGCGACCTTTCGCGCCGCCTCGAGGCAGTGGTGGACCATGAGACCATACGTGACTATGGTCAGGTCCTCACCGGCCATTTTCACGTCTGCTACCCCGATAGGGACAGTGTAGTCGTCATCGGGAACTTCGCCCCGTACCAGTCTGTAGGTCCGCTTGTGCTCCAGAAAGACCACGGGGTCATTGTCCCTGATCGCGCTCTTCAGCAGCCCCTTGGCATCGTAAGGAGTGGCGGGAGTTACAACTTTTAGGCCGGGCGTATGCGCGAAATACGCTTCTGCACTCTGTGAATGATAGAGTGCTCCGCGCACCCCGCCGCCCTGTGGCGCTCGCATCACCATAGGAACGCTGACTCTTCCATTGGTCCCGTAGCGTACACGGGCCGCCTCGCCAACGATCTGATTGAATGTTGGCCAGATGAAGTCGGCAAATTCAATCTCTGCGATCGGCCTCATCCCGTTCATCGCGGCGCCCAGAGCAAT includes:
- a CDS encoding alpha-ketoacid dehydrogenase subunit beta, with the translated sequence MAELSVIEAVREAMREEMRRDDSVFVMGEDIGARGGVFLATEGFVEEFGEARVLDTPLAESSIAAIALGAAMNGMRPIAEIEFADFIWPTFNQIVGEAARVRYGTNGRVSVPMVMRAPQGGGVRGALYHSQSAEAYFAHTPGLKVVTPATPYDAKGLLKSAIRDNDPVVFLEHKRTYRLVRGEVPDDDYTVPIGVADVKMAGEDLTIVTYGLMVHHCLEAARKVASEGTSVEVVDLRTVRPIDSQTVLESVMKTGKALIVHEDTKAGGIGAEVAGIISEDAFEYLDGPVTRLAGPEVPAMPFAPTLEAEFMLNTEKIADAIRRLAAF